The segment CTGGCCCTGGGTTCGGTCGAGGCGGAACCAGCCGGGCATCCGGGCGACGAACGCGTCCGCGCCGTCCCGGGCCGGCGGGGCGTGGACCTTGCGGACGGTGTCGGTCAGGTCCGGGAACCGGCCCTCCCGCCGGGCCTTCGCCGGCTGCGCCGAGAGGCGGCGGTACATCGGCGCCGTGTGCGGTGGCGCTGCCTCGGAGACCAGGCGGTACATCACCTGGCGCAGCGTGGTCGTAGCTCTCCACGATCTTCCGGGCCCGTTCCACGACGACCGGCCACCGCTGGCTTCGTTCACTTCTGGCAGCAGCGTTTGTCTGCTGCTTTGAGCAGCAGTTGCGGATCTTGGGGTTCGTGGATGTTCACGCGAAAGAGCAGCAGGTGGGGCGATGGTCGGTTGTCGGGTCTGGGTCTTTGAGGCGGTCATCGATGGGATCAGTCGCTATCGTGCTTCCGTGACTGGTTCCGTGACTGGTTCCGTGCAGCGTCTGCTGTTTCTTGATGTCGATGGGCCACTCATCCCGTTCGGCGCAGTGTCCCAGCCGTATCCGACCTATGCGACGGGCCCTGAACTGCATGGTGCCGATGCGAATCCGCTACTGAGCAGGATCAATCCCGAGCACGGACCTCGGCTGGCGGCACTCCCGTGCGAGGTGGTCTGGGCGACGACATGGATGGCGGACGCGAATGAATGCATCGCGCCCCGCATCGGTCTGCCGCAGCTGGCAGTGGTGATCTGGCCGGAGCCGTCCGACATCGACGACCAGGATGAACGAAACGGACTGCACTGGAAGACCCGCGCCCTTGTCGCATGGGCTGCGGGACGCCCGTTCGCTTGGGTCGACGACGAGGTGACCGGCACTGATCGGTCCTGGGTCGCTGCCCATCATCAGGGGCAAGCCCTGCTCCATCGTGTCGATCCTCGTCATGGCCTGACTGACGGTGACTATGTGGCTCTCGACTCGTGGCTGAGGCAGCCGGCCTGACACGGCTGGAGAACGTGAAGAGGCCGCGGAAACGACCTGGTGACGCTGTGTGGGACGGCTTGCCACCAGTGAGGACGGCGAGCCGTCGAGAGGGAACCCGCAGGAGTCAGCTGGCCGTGGCCGGTTCTTCGGCTCGGGCTCGTGTGGAGGCTGGGCGGTAGGAGTCGGTGCCGGTTTCGATGATGGGACCCTTTGCTGGTGCCGGGGGTCCGCCAGCGACTCCAGGACAGCGGCCACCTGCATGCGGGCTTCCGGAAACTCAAGTCCGTCCGGATCTGCCCGTCGCCCAAGGCACGTGATCTCCTCCAAGGTCAACCACTCCCTCGTAGCTTCGGCCGGACTCCCCCGGGCGGGGAACAGCCCAGCCTAAGTTTGGAATTTAACCCGTAGGGGGTCTTCGCTGCTCGGCTCGCATACTGGTCCGATGAGTCCGATTTCCACACGCCATCGGTTCCGGGATCCACGGAGCATGAAGTACGACTTTCTCACGTCCGTTCTCGTGCGCTGCCCCAGTTGCGACAGGGTCGCGCACGTCGTGGCAGGACCGGAGTCGACTGGAGTGCGCGATCTGGACCTCTTTGCGCCAAGGCGTCTCGTCTGCCGGAACTGCGGGACGGCGAGGGAGTGGAGCCGTGGATATGTGGCCTTGCACCGGGACCCGCGCGAACCGGCCTCGGACCCGTACTTCGGCGCCCGCCTGTGGCTGCAGACCGAGACCCGGCACGGGTGGGTCTGGGCCTACGACCTGGAACACCTGGACCTGATCAAACGATTCGTGCAGGCGTCGCTGCGCGAGGGGATTCCCTGGCACGACCACGGCCGGAAGATGACCGTGGTGGCACGCCTGCCCGCATGGATGCAGCAGGCCAAGAACCGTGACCAGGTGCTCAGAGCCATCGCCCGTATCCACGCCGCTCTGCTCCGGACCTGACCCAGGAACACGGCCGCCCTCCTCATGATCCGAGGCCCTTTTCGACGCCGGAGGACGAAGGGCAGGCTCAGCCGAAGCGGACGCTCTGGAGACGATCGTCAGCCGACCAGGCGTTTGCGCCACTCCAAGGGGGTGACAGTGATGGCCTGGCCGGGGTCACAGTCCCAAGTGGTCTGGAGGTCGGCTGCTTCCAGCGCGGCCACGACCTCTTGGCCGATGGCTGCGGTGGTCTCGGACGAGTTGTCGAAGCCTCCGTAGAGGAGCATCAGTCCGTGGCCGGAAGCGGCCGCGTCCGTGTTCTGGGAGTGGAAGTAGACGAAACCCCGGGCATCGGTCCCGCCTTCATCGCCGATCTCGGACTGGCCGCAGCTGCGGCAGCACGTGAAGTTCTCGCGGGCGGTGATACCGGCCTCCTGCAGAGCGGCGAACGCGCGGGTGAGCCGCTCCGGGTCGGTCTCGCCCTGCCATGTGGTCTGCTCCGCGACACGTTCCAGCCACATCCGGTCGACCAGTACCTCCGCCTGCTCGCGCGATACAGGTCGGCGATCCGCAGTGACCAGGTACTCCTCGGCAAGCTCCGCCAGCTCGGCGCGGTCCGCGTAGCCGCCGACCAACACCTCACGGACACGCCTCTCCAACTCCTTGCGCTCGTCTTCGTCCAGGTCGAGCGGCGGCACCTCGCTGGTGGGGCCCGTATCCAGCAGCGACCACACCAGACCAGAGCGCCAAGCGGACCCCTGCCGAGCCCAGCCGGTCAGCGCCTCAACCACGGCTTCGGAACCGTCGACCATCACCTGGAAGTGCCGGTCGGCGGCACCATCGCGGTGCTCCAGCGCGTAACCCCCACCAGCCTCGTGCCAGAGCTGAGCGAAAACGTCGGGCACATCGGGTATCCGATGGATCACCAGAAAACGATCACCATCACCGCCCACCCGCCGGACAAGCCCAGCCAGCTCCTCCGCGGAAACACGAACGTGCCGCTCCCCGTTCTCCGTCTTCACCACGATCTCCAGCATGCCCAGACTCTGACACACGCCCCTGACAGCAGACCTGCCGGGAGATCCTCGACGCAGCTCAATGCGACGTCCGGGCAACCCCGATCCCGCGCAGAGGCCGGGTCTCAGTTCCATGCCATGGGCCGGGCCAAGCTCTGCCAGCAGCTTCTGGGCTCAGGCGGCACTGGCAGCGGAGGCTAAAGGACAAGCCGCCTCTCTCTTCGGCTGTTCCATCTCAGGAGATCGGTTCCACGCCGTACAGTCGGACGCGTGCACTCAGCGACGAGAAGAGCCCCCGCTGGGCTGGTTACGGTTACCGGGAGTTCGGGCCGAGTCGGAGCGGCCCTGGCCGAGGCACTGGACGCGGCCGGCTGGGTGGTCCGCGGCGTGGACCGGATTCCCGGCCGCTGGACGAGCGTCGTCGGAGACCTGCGAAACCGGCCGGTGCGACGGGCCGCATTAGAGTCGGCCGATGTCCTGGTCCATACTGCCGCGCTGCACGCCCCGCATGTCGGCCGCCTGGCCGATGAAGAGTTCCGAGCGGTGAACGTAGGTGCGACCGCGGGCCTGCTCGACGACGCTGACCGCCTCGGCGCCCGGCGGGTTCTCTACATCAGCAGTACGAGTGTGTACGGACACGCCCTGGAGTCCACCGACCGTGCTGTCTGGGTGGACGAGCAGCTCGCGCCGCTTCCCAGGGACATCTACGACGAGACCAAACTGGCTGCGGAGGAGTTGGTCGCCGGCTGCCCGGTTTCTTCGGTCACGCTGCGCATATCGCGGTGCTTTCCGGAGCCGCTGTCGGTGCGAGCCCGTCACCTGCTCCACCGGGCAGTCGATGTTGCCGACGTGGCAGCGGCGGGGGTCCTGGCCGTGGCACACCCCACTGTTACCGGCAGGTTCAATATCTCCGGGCCGCACCCGTTTCACCGCGAGGACTGCCTTGCCCTTTCCCGCGATGCGGGCGCGGTGCTCGCCGAACGGGTTCCGGACGTCGTCCGGGCATTCCGCGACCAGGGGTGGCCGGTGCCCGATCGTCTGGACCGGGTGTACGACTCGACTGCCGCAGCGAACGCGTTCGGTTACCGGCCTGTTCGCGGAGTCCGGCAACTGCTGCGCGATGCCGCGGATGGTCCGGGCCTCGAGTGATCGGACGGCTGAGGTCGGCTCGCCCTCGACGGCTTCCATGGAACCAACGTCGTGAGACACCGCTCCTGGCCGTCCCGTAGCTGCCGGGCACAGCGAAAATGATCCTGGTGTATCTCGTGTGATCACGGCGTTGGGGTCTTCCTGGACAGCCCCGTTCGCCGGGCTGAGCCCGCGCTGTTCCCGTCAGCTCGTGACTGCGTTTCGCGGTGAGGGAGCAGACGTGGTCCGGCGAGGCCGGCCGTGGAGTCTGCCGCTGGAAGGACCGGGTCCTGCTGGTCGCCGCCTACTGGCGTACCAACCCGACGCTGCGCCGGCCCTTCCCGTTGTTCGGCGTCTCGCAATCCGCAGCCGACCGCGTCATCAACCACCCCGGACCCCTGCCGGCGCTCCGGCACCGCAAGCGGTTCCGCAAGGACTCCGTGCTCATGGGGGACGGCACCCGGTTGAGGTACAGGAGCACGGTGTCGCCGTTGAGAACCTGCGCGGTGAGCCGTTCCATCAGCGCCGGGTCGGTGCCGCCGCCGGGCGCGGTGATGCGGGCGTGGACCGGACGGCGGGGCCGATGACTTGTGCATCGCCGGACCCGGCGGCGTTTTCTGTCTCGGCGAGCGCCCGGTACAGCGAGGCGACCGGGGGGTGCTTGCCCGCGATCTCGGGGACGGGGACGCCGCGGTCCCTCAGTGCGGCACGGGCCGCCGGCCCGGGCTTCACACGTCGGACAGTCGTTTCGTTCTACCGTGAGCGCGGACGGGCTCGGCGTTCGCGGATTGCGGTCGCTCACCCCGCTCCGGCGCATGCCTCCGCCTCTGCCAGGTATCGCGCCACCGGGCCCAGGGTCAGCATTCCGCCGGCGGCGCCGGCGTGTTCTGCGCGGGCATCGCGCAAGGCGGCTTCGGCGTGCGCGGCGATTCCGCGCTCGCCGAGGCGTACGGCGGCGCGGGCGGTCAGGCACCACATGGCCTCCTGCATGTGGTCACGCGGTGGTTCGGGCATTGCGGCGAGGGCGGTGCGGGCCTGCTCGCCCCGGTCCTGGGCGAGCAGTACGAGGGGTTGCGCCCAGGGTCGGTAGGGGCCCCAGTCGAGGTGTGGGTCGGTGGGTGCGGGCCGGTCGTGCAGGAGGCGCAGTCCCAGGAGGGCGAGCGGGAACAGGCCGCGGTGCAGCCCCGGCATTCCGGCTGCCCGGAGGGCGTCCTCGGCGGTGCGGTAGTGCGCTGCGGCTGTGGCGGCGGTGGGTCCGCCGGGTTCGGTGCTGCGGGCGGCCGCGGCCCGGGCCCTGAACCAGGTGGTGAGGACGGAGACGAGGGGTGCCTCGGTGGTGGCTGAGAGTTGTTCGGCTGCCTCGGCGTGGGAGGCCGCGGCGTCGAGGTCGCCGAGGGCGGAGGCGGATTGCAGGCGGACGAGTCGGCCGAGTACGGCGAAGTTCGGCAGTTCGTGCCGGGTGGCCAGGTTGAGGATCTCGGTGCCGATCCGGTCCCGTTCCTCCGCGAGGCCGGGGCGGGTGAAGGACTGCAGGAACACCCCGTTGAGGGCGAAGGCCAGCAGGGCCGGATCGGCCAGGTCCCGTGCCAGTGCCTCGGCCTTCCGTGCGGCCTGCTGCGCGCGTTTCAGTTCGGTGCTGGACAGATCGGCTCTGCGGCTCTCGACGGCGATCGTGGCCAGGAGGCGGGCGCGCAGGTCGGCGGGGCCGTCGGGGCCGAGCCCGGTGAGCGTGCGCTCGGCAGCCGCGACGACGGCGCGGGACTGCTCGGGGTCGTCGGCCCGGCTCCAGACGGCGGGCACGTCGTAGGCTGCGATGATCCGGGCGGTCAGAGTGAGGTCCCCGGTGCGTTCCGCCGCCTGGATGGCGGCGAGGCGGTCGCGCCGCGACTGGACGAGGGCGTCGCCGCCCGCCAGTGCGAGGGTGCGGGCCAGGTCTACGGTGGTGCGGGGGCCGAGCCGGACGCCGGGGCCGGTCCACGCGGTCGGTGTGTCTTCGGGAGGCACGGTCCCGTTGAGGATGTCCTTCTCCAGGCGTTGGAGGTCGGCACCGGGGTCGAGCCCGAGTTGGTCGACGAGCATCGTGCGGGCGCGGCGGAGGGTGGCCAGCGCGTCGGCCTGGCGGCCCGCGCGGTGCAGTGCGCGGGCAAGCAGCCCCCAGGCCGGCTCGCGCCACGGATGTTCGGTGACATGGGCGCCCAGCCCGGCGACGAGCTCGGCCCCTGTCCCGGAGTCGAGGAGGATACGGGCGCGCAGTTCCGTCCCCTCCAGCCTCAGCTCCTCCAGCCGGGTCCGTTCGCGCTGCGCCCATGGGGAGCCGGTCACATCGGCGTAGGCGGGGCCGCGCCAGTCCGCGAGTACCGTGCCGAGGTCGGTCACGGCGCCGGGGTTGCGGCGGGCTCGGGCCAGGGTGTCCTGGAACCGGTGGACGTCCACGTCCTCGCGTGGCAGGCGCAGCGTGTAGCCGGGTCCTTCGGTGACGATGATGCGCGGCGGTTCGCGGGGTGGCCGGTCGGGTTCGAGGGCGCGGCGCAGCGCGGCGACGAAGGTGCGCAGAGCGCCCACGGCGCGGGCAGGTGGGTCGGTCCACAGGTCATCGACGAGGGTGTCGGTGGTGACCATGCGTCCCTCGGCGGCGACGAGTCTTGCGAGTACCTCGCGGTGGCGGGGTCCGCCCAGGTCAACCGGGCTGCCGTCGTCGTGGAGGGCTCGCACGGCACCGAGGACGTCGATTCGCATGACCCCATCTTCCGTGCCGGGGGTCGGCTGCGCCGCACCGTACTGATCGGCTGCTGATCGCCGTCGCCCAAGCTGATCCGGTCCGGTCCCCGACCCGAGAGGGTGGTCTTTCATGACGCTTACCATTCCCGGCTTCGATTACATCCGGCTGCCCGGTGCGGACGGTGTGGAGCTGGCTGCGGCTGTCGGCGGCAGCGGCAGTCCGGTCGTGCTGTTGCACGGTTTTCCCCAGACTCATCTGATGTGGCGGCACGTCGCCGAGCGGCTCGCCGGCGAGCACACGGTGATCTGTCCTGACCTGCGGGGTTACGGTGCCAGCGATAAGCCGGCGGCGACCGATCCCGATGTGTACGCCAAGCGTGCCATGGCCGCCGACGTGGTGACCCTGGCGGCGGCCCTGGGCCACGAGCGCTTCGCCCTCGTCGGCCACGACCGGGGTGCGCTGGTCGCCTTCCGGGCGGGGCTGGACCACCCCGAGACCATCACGCACCTGGGCATCCTCGACATCGTGCCGACACTCGACATGTGGGACGTCCTGCATGGCACCTCGGCGGCGGTCGGCTACCACCTCTTCCTGATGGCGCAGCCGCCGGGCCTGCCGGAGGCGATGATCGCCGGCAGCGCGGACGCGTTCTTCGGTTCGTTCTTCGATGCCTGGGCCGACGACCCGGCCGCCGTGCCCGAGGATGTACGTGCCGAGTACTTGCGCGCGAGCGCCGCGGCAGTGATGTCGATCGTCGCGGACTACCGGGCTTCGGCGGGCATCGATGTCACGCACGACCAGGCGGACCTGGACGCCGGGTCGCAGCTGGCCATGCCCGTGACGGTCGTCCAGCAGGACTGGGGTGCACAGCTCGGCTACGACGCTGCCGGGGTGTGGAAGGCGTGGGCGCCGGACCTGGACCACCGGCTGACCCGCGCCGGGCATTTCATGGCCGAGGAGGCACCCGACGAGATTACAGCCGTGATCCGGGGCCTGCTGGCCCGCTGAGTCTCCTGCTCTCGACTCGTCGGCCGGGCCATGGCCGGTCGGCGAGTGCCAGGTTCGGCGATCGGCGTTCATTTTCTTGCGCTGGGTGCCCAGGCGGTGCCGTCCGGCCTGCACGGGTACAAAGGGACGGCCTTTCGTCTGCGGTTCCGTCACGGGGACGGGGCCGTCACCGGTCCTCGCCCCCGGGGGCCGGGCTCAGGGCATGTCCGCCGCACGGTAGGGAGCCCGTCCGCGCGGCTCCGCCGGCCTTCGCTCGGCGCCCGAGTGCTCCGGGCCCGCATCGCGTCCTCCGACGGTCTGCCGGTCCTCACCGAGGGGGGCGCAACTTCTCCTGCCCGGCGTCTGCGAGTTGCCCCGGGACGACAACGGGGGCGCCTCCTGGCCGTACGGCGAGGAAGAGGTCCCCGGGGGGAGCAGCGCATCATCCGCGCCGCGACGGGAACCGTGGCGTCCTCACCCGAAAGGCTGAACCGGGTGCCTTGGGTCGTTTCGTTCGGTCTCGGTCGGCAAGCATCCTCCTGCCAGTGGGGCAGGCCCGTCGTGGCACGCTGTCCCGAAGAAGAGAAGAACTGAGGTATTGCCGTGGGTACACGTCACAAGGTGCTGACCACTCTGGCTGTCTTAGCTGCCGCCCTGGGTGTCATCACGGGTCCGGCGGCTCTGGCCGCGCCGGAAGCCGCTGTGCCGGCCGATCCGCCGGGAACCCAGGTATCCGTCGAGACCTTCGCTGCCAAGTGTCTGGATGTGCGGACCCAGGACAGTGGTGCTCCCCTCGTTCAGGCCGATTGCGACAGCAACTCCCGCACTCAGCGATTCTGGCTGAACACCGTTTCCGGTGGTGTGGAGATCCGTACTGCCGGAAATCTCTGTCTCG is part of the Streptomyces qinzhouensis genome and harbors:
- a CDS encoding HAD domain-containing protein, yielding MTGSVQRLLFLDVDGPLIPFGAVSQPYPTYATGPELHGADANPLLSRINPEHGPRLAALPCEVVWATTWMADANECIAPRIGLPQLAVVIWPEPSDIDDQDERNGLHWKTRALVAWAAGRPFAWVDDEVTGTDRSWVAAHHQGQALLHRVDPRHGLTDGDYVALDSWLRQPA
- a CDS encoding AfsR/SARP family transcriptional regulator, which codes for MRIDVLGAVRALHDDGSPVDLGGPRHREVLARLVAAEGRMVTTDTLVDDLWTDPPARAVGALRTFVAALRRALEPDRPPREPPRIIVTEGPGYTLRLPREDVDVHRFQDTLARARRNPGAVTDLGTVLADWRGPAYADVTGSPWAQRERTRLEELRLEGTELRARILLDSGTGAELVAGLGAHVTEHPWREPAWGLLARALHRAGRQADALATLRRARTMLVDQLGLDPGADLQRLEKDILNGTVPPEDTPTAWTGPGVRLGPRTTVDLARTLALAGGDALVQSRRDRLAAIQAAERTGDLTLTARIIAAYDVPAVWSRADDPEQSRAVVAAAERTLTGLGPDGPADLRARLLATIAVESRRADLSSTELKRAQQAARKAEALARDLADPALLAFALNGVFLQSFTRPGLAEERDRIGTEILNLATRHELPNFAVLGRLVRLQSASALGDLDAAASHAEAAEQLSATTEAPLVSVLTTWFRARAAAARSTEPGGPTAATAAAHYRTAEDALRAAGMPGLHRGLFPLALLGLRLLHDRPAPTDPHLDWGPYRPWAQPLVLLAQDRGEQARTALAAMPEPPRDHMQEAMWCLTARAAVRLGERGIAAHAEAALRDARAEHAGAAGGMLTLGPVARYLAEAEACAGAG
- a CDS encoding NAD-dependent epimerase/dehydratase family protein; translation: MHSATRRAPAGLVTVTGSSGRVGAALAEALDAAGWVVRGVDRIPGRWTSVVGDLRNRPVRRAALESADVLVHTAALHAPHVGRLADEEFRAVNVGATAGLLDDADRLGARRVLYISSTSVYGHALESTDRAVWVDEQLAPLPRDIYDETKLAAEELVAGCPVSSVTLRISRCFPEPLSVRARHLLHRAVDVADVAAAGVLAVAHPTVTGRFNISGPHPFHREDCLALSRDAGAVLAERVPDVVRAFRDQGWPVPDRLDRVYDSTAAANAFGYRPVRGVRQLLRDAADGPGLE
- a CDS encoding alpha/beta fold hydrolase, with the translated sequence MTLTIPGFDYIRLPGADGVELAAAVGGSGSPVVLLHGFPQTHLMWRHVAERLAGEHTVICPDLRGYGASDKPAATDPDVYAKRAMAADVVTLAAALGHERFALVGHDRGALVAFRAGLDHPETITHLGILDIVPTLDMWDVLHGTSAAVGYHLFLMAQPPGLPEAMIAGSADAFFGSFFDAWADDPAAVPEDVRAEYLRASAAAVMSIVADYRASAGIDVTHDQADLDAGSQLAMPVTVVQQDWGAQLGYDAAGVWKAWAPDLDHRLTRAGHFMAEEAPDEITAVIRGLLAR
- a CDS encoding DUF6891 domain-containing protein, which produces MLEIVVKTENGERHVRVSAEELAGLVRRVGGDGDRFLVIHRIPDVPDVFAQLWHEAGGGYALEHRDGAADRHFQVMVDGSEAVVEALTGWARQGSAWRSGLVWSLLDTGPTSEVPPLDLDEDERKELERRVREVLVGGYADRAELAELAEEYLVTADRRPVSREQAEVLVDRMWLERVAEQTTWQGETDPERLTRAFAALQEAGITARENFTCCRSCGQSEIGDEGGTDARGFVYFHSQNTDAAASGHGLMLLYGGFDNSSETTAAIGQEVVAALEAADLQTTWDCDPGQAITVTPLEWRKRLVG
- a CDS encoding RICIN domain-containing protein; amino-acid sequence: MLTTLAVLAAALGVITGPAALAAPEAAVPADPPGTQVSVETFAAKCLDVRTQDSGAPLVQADCDSNSRTQRFWLNTVSGGVEIRTAGNLCLDLEGAKRGNGTKIVQYPCGTLPRFTQTFLTFPAGVGLSTIHTIDLRCFDVENADEAAGAGIIQYSCSGDSNQSFRLREI